In Mytilus trossulus isolate FHL-02 chromosome 6, PNRI_Mtr1.1.1.hap1, whole genome shotgun sequence, a single window of DNA contains:
- the LOC134720932 gene encoding peroxidasin-like yields the protein MKIVTVCIVFLVSVNARQESKGLDLERLQGAIKNSQIFTGGLENTKKIEGEKTAFKLPSEETIKILTEEAITKFNKTEQENKRFFENKIDKPNLETPMFGPHMLTDKRSLEINKPGQIIAETTEAIVQTVRGKQERKSLSSQDRKEIFDIIQGLKGLRKIPQCPYLAAIDCSSAVNFRTNDGSCNNLANPYWGKSSTPFERYLTPEYEVQGTNLPRITGVSGSALPGAREISTTVHTASVAPDHLTPPLSYFMMQFGQFLDHDITKTAISKGYADSNIQCCENPFRSDCFPINVPLADPFYMGNIDCLNFVRSTATPNLDCSFDYRQQLNELTHYIDGSNVYGSNDDELAQLRDGLTGLMKTSTGNKLPLDTSNNSGCVSSQPCFLAGDKRANVVPGLSSLHTIWVREHNIIAKYLKINNQQWSDEEVFKNARKFVSAEIQHIVYKEFLPKILHPFFMFIFGLNPLSAGYFTGYNQNVKGIIRSEFSTAAYRFGHSLLRDHSFFDSTPHTLHNQFNNPDLVHQPNGIEGCTRGLYSHTSQGIDELLTPEITNKLFQTAPFNGGDLAAFNIQRGRDHGIPPYSKIVEACFGSGYVPTNFNPGVVGGLLFHSATAASKLSSAYSDPADMDLFTAGTAESNLPGMRLGPTFSCIIAAQFKALKDGDRFFYESNVANPFTVSELNSIRQTTMARIICENTEITSLQKDVFYREHPITNKIVNCDTLPSLKLPCTPVDGGWTRWVRISKCFAKRYCTKPLPNDCGKPCVGTSTKFLCILNPATREPVKANSKSKMF from the exons ATGAA GATCGTTACAGTGTGTATAGTTTTTCTGGTATCGGTAAATGCACGACAGGAAAGTAAAGGGTTGGATTTGGAAAGGCTGCAAGGTGCAATAAAAAACAGCCAAATTTTTACTGGAGGATTAGAGAATACTAAAAAGATAGAAGGAGAAAAAACAGCATTTAAATTACCAAGCgaagaaacaataaaaatattaacagaAGAAGCGATTACCAAATTCAACAAAACTGAGCAGGAAAATAAACGGTTCTTTGAAAACA AAATTGATAAACCAAATCTTGAGACGCCAATGTTTGGACCTCACATGCTAACAGATAAAAGATCTTTAGAAATAAACAAACCTGGGCAGATAATTGCAGAGACCACAGAAGCTATAGTACAAACAGTAAGAGGAAAACAAGAACGCAAATCTCT aagtTCCCAAGATCGAAAAGAAATATTCGATATAATTCAGGGACTTAAGGGACTTCGAAAAATCCCTCAATGTCCATATTTAGCTGCAATCGACTGTTCCTCAGCTGTTAATTTTAGAACAAATGACGGATCTTGTAATAATTTGGCGAATCCTTATTGGGGAAAATCTAGCACACCGTTTGAGAGATATCTTACTCCTGAGTATGAAGTTCAAG GTACAAACTTACCAAGAATAACCGGTGTAAGCGGTTCCGCTTTACCGGGAGCAAGAGAAATCAGTACAACCGTACACACTGCCAGTGTTGCTCCTGATCACCTTACCCCTCCATTAAGTTATTTTATGATGCAGTTTGGGCAGTTTCTTGATCATGACATTACAAAGACAGCAATCTCAAAAG gtTATGCAGACAGTAACATACAATGTTGTGAAAACCCTTTCCGAAG TGACTGTTTTCCTATAAATGTACCTTTAGCCGATCCATTTTACATGGGGAATATAGACTGTCTTAATTTTGTTAGATCAACTGCAACACCAAATTTGGATTGTTCATTTG ATTATCGTCAGCAATTAAACGAATTGACCCATTACATTGATGGGTCCAATGTATACGGATCAAATGATGATGAATTAGCCCAACTGAGAGACGGACTGACAG GACTGATGAAAACTTCAACTGGAAATAAACTGCCATTAGATACTTCAAATAATTCCGGTTGTGTTTCATCTCAGCCGTGTTTTCTTGCAG GAGATAAGAGAGCAAACGTAGTACCAGGACTTAGTTCTTTGCACACCATCTGGGTCCGAGAACATAATATAATCGCCAAATATTTGAAGATTAACAACCAGCAGTGGAGCGATGAGGAGGTTTTCAAAAATGCCAGAAAATTTGTTTCAGCAGAAATTCAGCATATTGTCTACAAAGAATTCTTACCTAAGATTTTACATCCATTCTTCATGTTTATATTTGGTTTGAATCCGTTGTCCGCTGGCTATTTCACTGGCTACAATCAAAATGTGAAAGGTATTATCAGAAGCGAATTTTCTACCGCGGCATACAGATTTGGACATAGTTTGTTGAGAGACCATTCTTTCTTTGACAGTACTCCACACACATTACACAACCAATTCAACAACCCTGATCTGGTGCACCAGCCTAACGGTATTGAAGGTTGCACAAGGGGACTTTACAGTCACACATCTCAAGGAATAGATGAACTTTTGACTCCAGAAATAACCAACAAATTATTCCAGACAGCTCCCTTTAATGGAGGTGATTTGGCCGCTTTTAATATACAAAGAGGTCGCGATCATGGAATTCCCCCATATAGTAAAATAGTGGAAGCCTGTTTTGGGTCAGGATATGTTCCAACTAACTTCAATCCGGGTGTTGTCGGAGGGCTTTTATTCCACAGCGCAACTGCAGCATCGAAACTAAGTTCGGCTTATAG TGACCCCGCAGACATGGATTTATTTACTGCTGGTACTGCAGAAAGCAATCTGCCTGGTATGAGACTTGGTCCAACATTCTCCTGTATCATTGCAGCACAGTTCAAAGCTTTGAAGGATGGAGACCGCTTCTTTTACGAGTCAAACGTGGCTAATCCGTTTACTGTTTCTGAATTGAACAGCATCCGACAAACTACTATGGCCAGAATTATTTGTGAGAACACAGAAATCACAAGTTTACAGAAAGATGTTTTCTACCGTGAGCATCCAATTAC TAACAAGATAGTAAACTGTGATACTCTACCTTCCTTGAAACTGCCATGTACACCTGTCGATGGTGGCTGGACCAGATGGGTCAGGATTAGCAAATGTTTTGCAAAAAGATATTGTACAAAACCATTACCAAATGACTGTGGCAAACCTTGTGTCGGTACCAGCACAAAATTTCTCTGCATCCTTAATCCTGCTACTCGTGAGCCTGTAAAAGCAAACAGCAAATCTAAGATGTTTTGA